In the genome of Thermosphaera aggregans DSM 11486, one region contains:
- the mnhG gene encoding monovalent cation/H(+) antiporter subunit G: MITEIIIYLGLALIGLGAVADLIASIGMHRFKNFYLRLHATTVGTIWGAVFPIIGASIIAFVYEPLGQYRYLMGGAGLITALIIMLLAPAGSHALARAIHKAGIAKVVPCVHDELNPEMCGEK, encoded by the coding sequence ATGATTACTGAAATAATCATCTATCTCGGCCTAGCATTAATAGGTCTGGGCGCAGTAGCGGACTTGATCGCGTCAATAGGGATGCACAGGTTTAAAAACTTCTATCTCCGCCTCCACGCTACCACGGTTGGAACAATCTGGGGCGCAGTGTTCCCGATCATAGGTGCTTCCATAATAGCCTTCGTTTACGAACCATTAGGCCAATATAGGTACTTAATGGGAGGGGCTGGCCTTATTACAGCCTTGATAATAATGTTGCTGGCTCCCGCAGGCTCCCACGCATTAGCCCGTGCAATTCACAAGGCGGGCATCGCTAAGGTTGTCCCCTGTGTTCACGATGAACTGAACCCTGAAATGTGCGGTGAGAAATAA
- a CDS encoding Na(+)/H(+) antiporter subunit B: MVPPETLTYLFMAVAGIGSTISVYYAIFEKDLLKAVIYSAIQSTFYALLYFLLMAPDIVLVYLPVAVGLIPGVLIILISKTEREEREDEEVG; encoded by the coding sequence ATGGTCCCCCCTGAAACCCTAACCTACCTATTCATGGCCGTGGCTGGAATCGGTTCAACCATCTCGGTGTACTACGCTATTTTCGAGAAGGATTTGTTAAAGGCGGTTATTTACAGTGCTATTCAGAGCACTTTCTACGCTCTACTATACTTTTTACTCATGGCTCCTGATATTGTTCTCGTATACCTCCCAGTCGCGGTTGGACTCATACCAGGTGTTTTGATCATTCTAATAAGTAAGACTGAACGGGAGGAGAGAGAAGATGAAGAGGTTGGTTAA